From a region of the Nonlabens dokdonensis DSW-6 genome:
- a CDS encoding SusC/RagA family TonB-linked outer membrane protein, with amino-acid sequence MKKLLLLYMLLISCSLSAQSSRNISGKVVDAANKEEILGATIFIKGTKKGAVTSMDGTFNYTIKSNDINNAVLLISYLGYKSQEIVVGDKSVFIIELEEEIESLGEVVITSSYGTQKRREEVVGSIASIKPKELGLEQPATSIDELLQGQVAGVFIETNPNLGEPVNINIRGQGSLTPLNSSRIGTSTQPLIIVDGIFLSEELGIDGSSFFDGNGRFDENFLNPLARVGIQDIESIEILRDAAAVGLYGADAANGVIIITTANGKSGKIAYNASVQAGVSTAFNRIQYMNGEQYNEVRNLFNFNNGDFNLVTPWNGVNTDWFELLNQTGSYQRYTAGANGGVGDFRFRGSVTYQNRQESQVGNSFDQINASFGINYEGKKFKAALKVAPSLITKNNPNTLFNFALDPTIPVRDMSGNFTQVDFFGNPIAAIEQNISEATTTALLSSAQLSYEFNDLWSVRTLVGLDFSNKDQEQFFNGLNGSGIDSNGNIGRRNLRDRDTRNWNWNFNVNYKNTFNEKHNIEAIAGLETRGQKADFSFSRGRGFAVFDRPRPISEAEISDFDEDILESYNRSFFSQFNYDFDKKYFLLANFRIDQSSAFGEDNDTAYNGGLGASWVLTKEDMLSSSTFVDFLRLRVSGGFTGNSRIGSFRSLGIYEILFDGSDRLRYVQPEESAPNSNLGWERNFKFNVGVDFNFLKKYSAVVEYFKDDISDMIVQRDAIPESGYSNIQINGARMLNQGVELTLNANWLNTESFSWSTSFNLATLNNEVLDLEGTGSNQSTEQQARAQRVGTSTSAFWGFNSLGIDPATGRELFIVDGQVHDAQFVNENFTSADWEIIGDSQPDVYGGMRNNFKYKKINLSIITSYSIGNDILIGRELIDNYNQISNRNNSVDIFNNAWREVGDVAALPVVAINPSVSNSSRYVYDGSNVQLKAVTLSYNFNTEGWKIPLKTCTVNVNGSNLYYWFFNDRSTGSNGIAELRNSYPEMRTFSLGINTTF; translated from the coding sequence ATGAAAAAATTACTTTTACTATACATGCTTTTGATAAGCTGTTCTTTATCAGCTCAGAGTAGTCGTAACATTTCTGGAAAGGTAGTAGATGCAGCTAATAAAGAAGAGATTCTAGGTGCTACTATTTTTATTAAAGGAACTAAAAAAGGTGCAGTAACCTCTATGGACGGTACTTTTAATTACACTATAAAATCAAATGATATTAATAATGCCGTTTTATTAATATCTTATTTGGGATACAAATCTCAAGAAATTGTTGTGGGAGATAAGTCTGTCTTCATTATTGAATTAGAGGAAGAAATAGAATCTTTAGGTGAGGTAGTTATTACCTCTTCTTATGGAACTCAAAAAAGAAGAGAAGAAGTAGTAGGAAGTATAGCGTCTATTAAACCTAAGGAATTAGGACTGGAACAACCTGCTACAAGTATAGACGAGCTTCTGCAAGGTCAAGTCGCAGGGGTATTCATAGAAACTAATCCTAATTTAGGAGAACCGGTTAATATCAATATACGTGGTCAGGGAAGTTTAACACCTCTTAATAGCTCCCGTATAGGAACATCTACGCAACCATTAATCATAGTAGATGGTATTTTTTTAAGTGAAGAATTAGGAATAGACGGCAGTAGCTTTTTTGATGGAAATGGTCGCTTTGATGAAAACTTTTTGAATCCATTAGCAAGAGTAGGTATTCAGGATATAGAAAGTATAGAGATTTTAAGAGATGCCGCTGCGGTAGGACTTTACGGCGCAGATGCCGCAAACGGCGTTATTATAATTACCACTGCAAATGGAAAGAGTGGTAAAATTGCTTATAACGCCAGTGTACAGGCAGGTGTGAGTACCGCTTTTAATAGAATACAATACATGAACGGTGAGCAGTACAATGAGGTACGCAACCTATTCAATTTTAATAACGGCGATTTTAATTTAGTAACTCCTTGGAATGGTGTAAATACAGACTGGTTTGAATTATTAAATCAAACAGGAAGTTATCAAAGATATACGGCTGGAGCTAATGGTGGAGTTGGTGATTTTCGCTTTCGCGGAAGCGTCACCTACCAAAATCGTCAAGAATCACAAGTAGGTAATAGTTTTGATCAGATAAATGCATCTTTTGGTATCAACTATGAAGGTAAAAAATTCAAAGCTGCATTAAAAGTTGCTCCTTCTTTAATTACCAAAAACAACCCTAATACCTTATTTAATTTTGCCCTAGACCCTACTATTCCTGTAAGAGATATGAGTGGAAATTTTACACAAGTAGATTTTTTTGGTAATCCTATCGCAGCAATAGAACAAAATATATCTGAAGCAACTACCACAGCTTTACTATCAAGTGCGCAATTAAGTTATGAATTTAATGATCTATGGAGTGTAAGAACACTTGTAGGACTTGATTTTTCTAATAAAGATCAAGAACAGTTTTTTAATGGATTAAATGGCTCAGGTATAGATAGTAATGGCAATATAGGGCGTCGCAATTTAAGAGATAGGGATACTCGCAACTGGAACTGGAACTTTAATGTAAACTATAAAAATACGTTTAATGAGAAACACAATATTGAAGCTATTGCAGGTCTGGAAACCAGAGGGCAAAAAGCAGACTTCTCATTTTCAAGAGGTCGTGGTTTTGCTGTATTTGATAGACCTAGGCCTATAAGTGAGGCAGAAATCAGTGATTTTGATGAAGATATTCTAGAAAGTTATAATCGCTCCTTTTTTAGTCAGTTCAATTATGATTTTGATAAAAAATATTTCTTGCTTGCAAATTTTAGAATAGATCAGAGTTCAGCTTTTGGAGAAGATAATGATACTGCTTATAACGGTGGCTTAGGTGCTAGTTGGGTATTAACTAAAGAAGATATGCTATCATCTAGCACGTTTGTAGATTTTTTAAGGTTAAGAGTAAGTGGCGGTTTTACAGGAAATTCAAGAATAGGATCTTTCAGGTCTTTAGGTATTTATGAAATCCTATTTGACGGATCTGATAGGTTAAGATACGTCCAACCAGAAGAATCGGCGCCCAATTCTAACTTAGGTTGGGAACGCAACTTTAAGTTTAACGTAGGTGTTGATTTTAATTTTTTGAAAAAATACAGTGCAGTTGTTGAGTACTTTAAAGACGATATAAGCGACATGATCGTGCAAAGAGATGCCATACCAGAATCTGGTTATTCTAATATACAAATTAACGGTGCACGCATGCTTAATCAAGGAGTTGAATTAACACTTAACGCAAATTGGTTAAATACAGAATCTTTTTCATGGAGTACGTCCTTTAATCTAGCTACTTTAAATAATGAGGTATTAGATCTTGAAGGAACAGGATCTAATCAAAGTACAGAACAACAAGCACGAGCACAGCGTGTAGGAACTTCAACCAGCGCTTTTTGGGGTTTTAATTCATTAGGCATTGACCCTGCTACTGGTAGAGAATTATTTATAGTAGATGGTCAGGTGCATGATGCGCAATTTGTGAATGAGAATTTCACTTCAGCAGATTGGGAGATTATAGGAGATAGCCAGCCTGACGTTTATGGTGGTATGCGCAATAATTTTAAATACAAAAAAATTAATCTTTCCATTATTACAAGTTATAGTATAGGTAACGACATACTCATAGGAAGGGAATTAATTGATAATTATAATCAAATATCTAATAGAAATAACAGTGTAGATATATTTAACAATGCATGGCGTGAAGTTGGAGATGTTGCTGCTCTTCCTGTTGTAGCAATTAATCCTTCTGTAAGCAACTCTTCTAGGTATGTTTATGATGGATCAAATGTGCAACTTAAGGCAGTTACTTTAAGTTATAATTTTAATACCGAAGGCTGGAAAATACCTCTCAAAACCTGTACAGTAAATGTTAATGGGAGTAATTTATATTACTGGTTCTTTAATGATAGGTCTACAGGATCTAACGGCATCGCAGAACTAAGGAACAGCTATCCAGAAATGAGAACATTTTCTTTAGGAATTAACACAACTTTTTGA
- a CDS encoding T9SS type A sorting domain-containing protein, with protein MKKLYSLSIFVILSTLVYGQAPTLVLDINPGTSNGSPGDLTVFNNLIYFDADDSSGTNTGGTDVGRELWVTDGTAAGTSLVADIRTGSAGSSPFNYFIFNNALYFTANDGASELWTSDGTAAGTTKVDLFPLIAGDVPNNAVVLGNSVFLTTNQNGVNNQLTEWNGTTAIIAPDAVNPTATTLASDLTSWNNLIYAYMEYSPDEATTGRELYTYNPATDTYTLVLDISAGSGNSGISNFTTIGTKLYFEALGNLWETDGTAAGTIEVSQATIQGIGSVREYAAIGTDLYFEGLIAPSSIDQLFKYDTVAGTIIQISSNSIEDHNPSDLIELNGVIYYAGDSDVDSAKYLHSTNGITSTQLNATIKDVDDMVVYNNKLYFEGEEDGVTGNELFVFDPATASIEQVTSLNSISIYPNPTRGALNLSGDTSNVSSYEVYDLSGRKVSGGILQNDQINDDLNNGIYILKLNSIDQTIARKFIVE; from the coding sequence ATGAAAAAACTTTATTCTCTAAGTATCTTTGTAATATTATCAACTTTAGTTTATGGTCAGGCACCTACTCTAGTGCTTGATATAAATCCTGGAACTAGCAACGGATCACCAGGAGACTTAACCGTATTTAATAATTTAATCTATTTTGATGCAGATGACTCTTCTGGTACAAACACAGGCGGAACTGACGTAGGTCGTGAATTATGGGTAACGGACGGCACTGCCGCTGGAACTAGTCTGGTCGCAGATATTAGAACAGGTTCTGCTGGTAGTAGTCCGTTTAACTACTTCATATTTAATAATGCCTTATACTTTACTGCAAATGATGGCGCTTCAGAATTATGGACCTCAGATGGAACTGCTGCGGGAACAACTAAAGTAGATTTATTCCCTCTTATAGCTGGAGACGTCCCTAATAACGCCGTTGTTCTAGGCAATTCAGTTTTTTTAACTACAAATCAAAATGGTGTGAATAACCAGCTGACAGAATGGAATGGCACGACAGCAATTATTGCTCCAGATGCCGTCAATCCAACCGCGACGACTCTTGCTAGCGACTTAACATCTTGGAACAATTTGATATATGCGTATATGGAATACTCTCCAGATGAAGCGACTACTGGAAGAGAGTTATACACCTATAATCCTGCGACAGACACATACACTCTAGTTCTAGATATATCAGCAGGATCAGGCAATTCAGGAATTAGTAATTTTACGACTATCGGTACTAAATTATATTTTGAAGCATTAGGTAATTTATGGGAAACCGACGGAACTGCGGCTGGCACAATTGAAGTAAGTCAGGCTACTATTCAAGGCATAGGAAGTGTTAGAGAGTATGCCGCAATAGGTACTGATCTTTATTTTGAAGGTCTTATTGCTCCATCTTCTATAGATCAATTATTCAAGTATGATACTGTTGCTGGCACCATCATTCAAATAAGCTCCAACAGTATAGAAGATCATAATCCTAGTGATTTAATTGAGTTGAATGGTGTTATTTATTATGCAGGAGACAGCGATGTTGATAGTGCAAAATACTTACATTCTACAAATGGAATAACATCCACACAATTGAATGCTACTATAAAAGATGTGGATGACATGGTAGTTTATAACAATAAACTTTATTTTGAAGGTGAAGAGGATGGCGTGACAGGAAATGAACTTTTTGTTTTTGACCCAGCTACGGCATCTATTGAACAAGTTACTAGTTTGAATAGTATATCTATTTATCCTAATCCTACACGAGGTGCGCTTAATTTAAGCGGTGACACTTCAAATGTAAGTTCTTATGAAGTTTATGACCTTTCTGGTAGAAAAGTGTCTGGAGGCATTTTACAAAATGACCAAATTAACGACGATTTAAACAACGGTATTTATATTTTGAAACTAAATTCTATTGATCAAACCATTGCTCGCAAGTTTATTGTTGAGTAA
- a CDS encoding glutamine synthetase III family protein: protein MSTLRFQALKETLDRKEIAVNEPARRSDIFGKNVFDKASMRQHLNKDAYKSVQDAINNGSKIDRSVADHVSTGMKEWAIQNGATHYTHWFQPLTGATAEKHDAFFELEMDGTVLEKFGGGQLVQQEPDASSFPNGGIRNTFEARGYTAWDPTSPAFIMGTTLCIPTVFVAYTGEALDYKTPLLRSLQAIDSAATDVCKYFDKNVTKTVATLGWEQEYFLIDSALADSRPDLQLAGRTLLGHSSAKGQQLDDHYFGAIPTRVLNFMRDMETECMLLGIPVKTRHNEVAPNQFELAPIFEEANLAVDHNSLLMDVMRKVAARHFFKVLFHEKPFAGVNGSGKHNNWSLATNTGVNLLSPGSTPMKNLQFLTFFVNTIKAVHDHEELIRATIASASNDHRLGANEAPPAIISVFIGSQLTNVLDELEKVTDGKLSPEEKTDLKLNVVGKIPEVILDNTDRNRTSPFAFTGNKFELRAVGSTANCANPMTVLNAIVAQQLIEFKAEVDALIKDKKLKKDEAIFNVLREYIKQSKKIRFEGDGYGEAWEKEAKKRGLSNNKTTPDALKAKVSKKSIKLFEDLNIMSKIESEARYEIEVEEYAMRIQIEGRILGDVARNHVIPTAVKYQNRLIENVVGLKEIYGKDFKKMAKEQMILIEEISEHIEKINKGITEMTDARKKANNAKDAEETAALYCDEVKPYFDEIRYHCDKLELLVDDEMWPLTKYRELLFTR from the coding sequence ATGTCTACATTAAGATTTCAAGCTTTAAAAGAAACTTTAGATCGCAAAGAAATAGCAGTAAATGAACCTGCTAGAAGAAGCGATATATTCGGTAAAAACGTTTTTGACAAAGCGTCTATGCGTCAGCATTTGAACAAAGATGCTTACAAAAGTGTGCAAGATGCTATCAATAATGGAAGCAAAATAGACCGTAGCGTTGCAGACCATGTTTCTACAGGAATGAAGGAGTGGGCTATCCAAAATGGTGCTACTCACTACACGCACTGGTTCCAGCCATTAACAGGTGCAACTGCCGAAAAGCATGATGCATTTTTTGAATTGGAAATGGACGGTACGGTTTTAGAAAAGTTTGGTGGTGGACAACTCGTTCAACAAGAGCCAGATGCTTCTTCTTTTCCTAATGGCGGAATAAGAAACACGTTTGAAGCTCGTGGTTACACCGCTTGGGATCCTACATCTCCTGCATTTATTATGGGAACAACTCTTTGTATTCCTACTGTATTTGTAGCTTATACAGGTGAGGCACTTGATTATAAAACACCTCTTTTAAGATCTTTGCAAGCTATCGATAGTGCTGCAACAGATGTTTGTAAATATTTTGATAAAAACGTAACTAAAACAGTAGCTACTTTAGGTTGGGAACAAGAATACTTCCTTATCGATAGCGCGCTAGCAGACTCACGTCCAGATTTACAATTGGCTGGCCGTACGTTGTTAGGTCACTCTTCTGCAAAAGGACAGCAATTAGACGATCATTATTTTGGCGCTATTCCTACTCGTGTATTGAATTTTATGCGTGATATGGAAACAGAATGTATGCTTCTTGGTATACCTGTAAAAACTCGTCATAATGAAGTAGCTCCTAATCAATTTGAGCTAGCTCCTATTTTTGAAGAAGCAAACCTTGCAGTAGATCACAACTCCTTATTAATGGATGTGATGAGAAAAGTTGCAGCGAGACATTTCTTTAAAGTTCTATTCCATGAAAAGCCATTTGCAGGTGTAAACGGATCTGGAAAACACAATAACTGGTCTCTTGCGACAAATACAGGTGTGAATTTACTTTCTCCAGGAAGTACACCTATGAAGAATTTACAATTCTTAACCTTCTTTGTGAATACCATCAAAGCGGTACACGATCATGAAGAATTGATTAGAGCAACTATCGCAAGTGCATCAAATGATCACAGACTAGGAGCAAATGAAGCGCCACCAGCAATTATATCTGTTTTTATAGGTTCTCAATTAACTAATGTTTTAGACGAACTAGAAAAAGTCACCGACGGTAAACTTTCTCCAGAAGAAAAAACAGACCTTAAATTAAACGTAGTGGGTAAAATTCCAGAAGTAATTCTGGATAATACAGACCGTAACCGTACGTCACCATTTGCATTTACAGGTAATAAATTTGAGTTACGTGCCGTAGGTTCTACTGCAAATTGTGCTAATCCAATGACAGTGCTTAATGCCATTGTTGCACAACAATTAATTGAATTTAAAGCAGAAGTAGACGCTCTTATAAAAGACAAAAAACTTAAGAAAGACGAGGCGATTTTTAACGTATTACGTGAATACATCAAGCAGTCTAAGAAAATTCGTTTTGAAGGAGATGGATATGGAGAAGCTTGGGAAAAAGAAGCTAAAAAACGTGGATTAAGTAATAATAAAACTACTCCTGACGCTCTTAAAGCAAAAGTTTCTAAGAAAAGCATCAAGCTTTTTGAAGATCTAAACATTATGAGCAAGATCGAGTCTGAGGCTCGTTATGAAATTGAGGTAGAAGAATATGCAATGCGCATACAGATTGAGGGACGTATCTTAGGAGATGTGGCACGCAATCATGTGATTCCTACCGCTGTTAAATACCAAAACAGATTAATAGAAAACGTAGTAGGATTAAAAGAAATCTACGGTAAAGATTTCAAGAAAATGGCCAAAGAGCAAATGATTCTTATTGAAGAAATCTCAGAACACATCGAGAAAATCAACAAAGGAATTACTGAAATGACTGATGCTCGTAAGAAAGCAAACAATGCAAAAGATGCCGAAGAAACTGCGGCACTTTATTGTGATGAAGTGAAGCCATACTTTGACGAGATCCGTTACCACTGTGATAAATTAGAATTATTGGTTGACGACGAAATGTGGCCCCTAACTAAATATCGTGAGTTACTTTTCACTAGATAA
- a CDS encoding calcium/sodium antiporter, producing MSLFYLIIGLVLLVIGGEFLVRSSVGLSLKLKLSKMIIGLTVVSFATSAPELIVSIQSALDGLSGLALGNVIGSNIANIALVLGATALIAPLAIDKDFFKFNWQWMMAFSVLLYVLLLSGNNLVRWEGFVLLTLLILFIFLLLRRARKKPDAIEIEEELQEAVWWKIIMFLILGGLALWQGSELLVKGAVDIAASLGIPESIIAVSMVAVGTSVPELAASIIAALKKEKAISLGNLIGSNIFNIGSVLGITAIIQPIQIEEKGMGLLNNDIYWMLGIAFLLLPMAFIPKKYEISRFKGIAFLGAYLLFLYLAFSTL from the coding sequence ATGAGTCTTTTTTATCTAATTATAGGATTGGTGCTTCTAGTAATCGGTGGTGAGTTTTTAGTGCGGTCTTCAGTAGGATTATCTCTAAAACTAAAGTTGTCAAAAATGATCATCGGTCTTACGGTAGTATCTTTTGCCACTAGTGCGCCTGAACTTATCGTTAGCATACAGTCTGCTTTAGATGGTTTATCCGGTCTTGCATTAGGCAATGTTATAGGTTCTAATATCGCAAACATTGCTTTAGTATTAGGAGCTACGGCACTTATTGCGCCTCTAGCCATAGATAAAGACTTCTTTAAATTTAATTGGCAGTGGATGATGGCTTTCAGCGTCCTATTATATGTGTTATTACTTTCTGGAAATAACTTGGTACGCTGGGAAGGATTTGTATTATTAACACTTTTGATCTTATTCATTTTTCTTTTATTAAGAAGAGCTCGTAAAAAGCCAGACGCTATAGAAATAGAAGAAGAACTTCAAGAAGCCGTATGGTGGAAGATTATTATGTTCCTCATACTCGGTGGTCTCGCTTTATGGCAAGGTAGTGAGCTACTCGTAAAAGGAGCTGTAGATATTGCAGCAAGCCTAGGCATTCCAGAAAGTATTATCGCAGTATCGATGGTTGCCGTAGGAACGTCTGTTCCAGAGCTAGCAGCATCAATAATTGCAGCATTAAAAAAAGAGAAAGCCATTTCATTGGGTAATTTAATTGGTTCTAATATCTTCAATATAGGTTCTGTTTTAGGAATAACTGCGATTATTCAACCTATTCAAATTGAAGAAAAAGGAATGGGTTTACTCAACAACGACATTTATTGGATGTTGGGAATCGCCTTTTTATTACTTCCTATGGCATTTATACCTAAAAAATATGAGATTTCCAGATTTAAAGGCATCGCTTTCTTAGGAGCTTACTTACTTTTTCTTTATTTAGCTTTTTCAACCCTATAA
- a CDS encoding carbonic anhydrase family protein: MKKTFQLFTTALIMTGLVACNENTENEVTTEEIPTVAVKELEKPVKSILTAEDQADMSPAEIIGRLKKGNENFVNNNLTRRDHSAQRVEAMLGQYPKAIVLSCVDSRVPVEDVFDLGIGDIFVARVAGNIENEDMVGSMEFATAVAGSKVVIVMGHTSCGAVKSTIDKVDAKSLNMNSLAALLEKIEPSITGVETDGERKSTNTKFTNDVIEKNAIRTVQDIRDTSPVMAQMEDKGEIIIVSAVYDMETGKVTFHDHHDHNGNHSH; this comes from the coding sequence ATGAAGAAAACGTTTCAATTATTTACAACTGCATTAATCATGACTGGATTAGTCGCTTGTAATGAAAATACAGAAAATGAAGTAACAACAGAAGAGATTCCTACTGTTGCTGTTAAAGAATTAGAAAAACCTGTAAAAAGCATCTTAACAGCCGAGGATCAAGCTGACATGTCTCCTGCAGAAATAATTGGCAGATTGAAAAAAGGGAATGAAAACTTTGTAAATAATAACCTAACCAGAAGAGATCATTCTGCACAACGTGTAGAAGCGATGTTAGGACAGTATCCTAAGGCTATAGTGTTATCATGTGTAGATAGCCGTGTACCAGTTGAGGATGTTTTTGATTTAGGTATAGGTGATATATTTGTAGCGCGTGTTGCAGGAAATATTGAGAATGAAGATATGGTAGGATCGATGGAATTTGCTACGGCTGTTGCTGGTTCTAAGGTTGTGATAGTTATGGGGCATACCTCTTGTGGCGCCGTTAAATCTACTATTGATAAAGTGGATGCAAAATCTTTGAATATGAATTCATTAGCTGCTTTACTTGAAAAGATCGAACCTTCTATTACTGGAGTTGAAACTGATGGAGAGCGTAAATCTACTAATACTAAATTCACAAACGATGTTATTGAAAAGAATGCCATACGAACTGTACAAGATATAAGAGACACGTCTCCAGTCATGGCACAAATGGAAGATAAAGGTGAAATAATTATAGTTTCAGCAGTTTATGACATGGAAACTGGGAAAGTTACATTTCATGATCACCACGACCATAATGGTAATCATTCTCATTAA
- a CDS encoding DUF2490 domain-containing protein: MKKLILIIIILSSSISIAQLESSQTGAWYMYFYNAKFSNSNWGIQGDFQYRDWQGLGDMEQLLLRSGITYSPDNSNITFTVGYANITTGEFGESDDTSGENRIYQEALLPQKLGERFYITHRFRYEQRFVENQDFRTRYRYNLFLNVPINQKDLSKNAIYIALYNEIFINGQTEIGDGREIELFDRNRTYLGAGYALTNKLRLQLGWMNQKTVNWGKGQLQFSLHHTF; the protein is encoded by the coding sequence TTGAAAAAACTAATTCTCATTATAATTATTCTTTCCAGTAGCATCAGTATTGCGCAACTTGAAAGTTCTCAAACGGGCGCATGGTATATGTATTTTTACAATGCTAAGTTTAGTAATTCTAATTGGGGAATTCAAGGAGATTTTCAATACCGAGACTGGCAAGGTTTAGGAGATATGGAGCAACTACTTTTGAGATCAGGAATCACTTACAGTCCTGATAATTCAAATATTACATTCACTGTAGGATATGCTAATATTACAACAGGGGAATTTGGCGAGTCAGACGATACCAGTGGTGAAAACAGAATCTATCAAGAAGCTTTATTACCTCAAAAATTAGGAGAACGTTTTTACATCACACACCGATTCAGGTACGAGCAACGTTTTGTAGAAAACCAAGATTTTAGAACGAGATATCGCTATAACCTATTTTTAAACGTTCCTATAAATCAAAAAGATTTATCTAAAAATGCCATCTATATCGCGTTATACAATGAAATTTTTATAAATGGTCAAACTGAAATAGGTGATGGCAGAGAAATAGAATTATTTGATAGAAATCGTACTTATTTAGGTGCAGGATATGCGCTCACTAACAAATTGAGATTACAATTGGGCTGGATGAATCAAAAAACAGTAAACTGGGGCAAAGGCCAGCTGCAGTTCAGTTTACATCATACATTTTAA
- a CDS encoding SUMF1/EgtB/PvdO family nonheme iron enzyme, with amino-acid sequence MMTKITKYSIVIILLISLTSSCGLFQSVDANDPYQEDPSTPPGTIMLTEDLYIDRVPVTNLMYKEFLSNVENYWSLEKHEKLKSFPRYDVDKDSVFIPWTGNTRLLMEVTHQDPRKMITTKLSMGNYTSSPFFQWHPVVDISKEQAELYCLWRTDLANSVYAIKSKNKSQRARFPYKVKYRLPTQREVVAAQNKLEREFKLTKYQDQIYAYTGDFSLFRRMQDDQNQMTIMEIKEIAKDGVYNSLLDRKLEYYDQEELKTGFRCICEILDEDDVVALDD; translated from the coding sequence ATGATGACCAAAATTACAAAGTACTCGATTGTAATAATTTTACTAATATCACTTACAAGCAGTTGCGGTTTATTTCAATCTGTTGATGCAAACGATCCTTATCAAGAAGATCCTTCAACGCCTCCAGGAACTATCATGCTCACTGAAGATTTATACATCGATCGTGTACCAGTCACTAACTTGATGTATAAAGAGTTTTTAAGCAATGTAGAAAACTACTGGTCTCTTGAAAAACATGAAAAACTCAAATCATTTCCTAGATACGATGTTGATAAAGACAGTGTTTTTATTCCATGGACGGGAAACACCAGACTTTTAATGGAGGTAACCCATCAAGATCCTCGCAAGATGATAACTACTAAATTGAGTATGGGTAATTACACCAGCAGTCCATTCTTTCAATGGCATCCCGTAGTTGATATTTCAAAAGAACAAGCGGAATTATATTGCCTGTGGAGAACTGATCTAGCTAACTCTGTTTATGCTATCAAAAGTAAAAATAAATCTCAACGAGCTAGATTCCCTTATAAAGTGAAATATAGACTACCTACTCAAAGAGAAGTCGTAGCTGCACAAAATAAATTAGAACGAGAGTTCAAATTAACCAAGTATCAAGATCAAATTTATGCCTATACCGGCGATTTCAGTTTATTTAGAAGAATGCAAGATGATCAAAATCAAATGACTATCATGGAAATCAAAGAAATCGCTAAAGATGGTGTCTACAATTCCTTACTAGATCGCAAGCTCGAATATTACGATCAAGAAGAGTTAAAAACTGGCTTTAGATGTATTTGTGAAATTCTGGATGAAGATGATGTCGTCGCGCTTGACGATTAG
- the fsa gene encoding fructose-6-phosphate aldolase, which produces MKFFIDTANLDQIAEAQDMGILDGVTTNPSLMAKEGITGQENIINHYKKICELVDGDVSAEVISTDFDGMVKEGEALAALNEQIVVKLPMIKDGVKACKYFTDKGIKTNVTLVFSPGQALLAAKAGATYVSPFIGRLDDISTDGLNLIAEIRMIYDNYGFETEILAASVRHTMHVIDCAKLGADVMTGPLSSIEGLLKHPLTDIGLAKFLADYKKGNS; this is translated from the coding sequence ATGAAGTTTTTTATAGATACCGCAAATTTAGATCAGATCGCCGAGGCTCAAGACATGGGAATTCTCGATGGAGTTACCACTAATCCGTCGCTTATGGCAAAAGAAGGGATTACTGGTCAAGAAAATATTATCAACCATTACAAGAAGATTTGTGAATTAGTCGACGGCGATGTAAGTGCCGAGGTTATTTCTACCGATTTTGATGGCATGGTCAAAGAAGGTGAGGCGCTTGCAGCTCTTAATGAACAAATAGTTGTAAAACTACCTATGATTAAGGATGGTGTCAAGGCATGTAAATATTTTACTGATAAAGGAATTAAAACAAATGTAACTTTAGTCTTTAGTCCAGGGCAAGCACTTCTTGCTGCCAAGGCTGGAGCCACTTATGTTTCTCCTTTTATAGGTAGACTGGACGACATAAGCACTGATGGACTCAACCTCATTGCAGAAATAAGAATGATTTATGATAATTATGGTTTTGAAACAGAGATTCTAGCTGCCTCTGTAAGACATACCATGCATGTTATAGACTGTGCAAAATTAGGAGCAGATGTGATGACAGGTCCTCTTTCTTCTATTGAAGGATTATTAAAACACCCACTTACTGATATAGGACTTGCTAAGTTCCTAGCAGATTATAAAAAAGGAAATTCTTAG